In Phyllostomus discolor isolate MPI-MPIP mPhyDis1 chromosome 3, mPhyDis1.pri.v3, whole genome shotgun sequence, a single genomic region encodes these proteins:
- the FKBP15 gene encoding FK506-binding protein 15 isoform X2, with product MLGAGDEDDTDFLSPSGGARLASLFGLDQTAAGHGNEFFQYTAPKQPKKGQGTATTGNQATPKTAPTSTGTSTVLVATAVHAYRYTNGQYVKQGKFGAAVLGNHTAREYKILLYISQQQPVTVARIHLNFELMVRPNNYSTFYDDQRQNWSIMFESEKAAVEFNKQVCIAKCNSTSSLDAVLSQDLIVTEGPAVEVGDSLEVAYTSWLFQNHALGQVFDSTANKDKLLRLKLGSGKVIKGWEDGMLGMRKGGKRLLIIPPACAAGSEGVIGWTPSTDSVLVFEVEIRRVKFARDSGSDGHSVSSRDSAAPSPVPGADGLPADPAVSVPMSVPFKSGEPALRTKSADSLSEQLAVNTNPDTVKAKLISRMAKMGQAMLPILPPQLEPSDSEMEEVNALRGTGQPVLNPPIQPSLQPAQPLLPQMTTHAPQPSVTGLQAPSAALMQVASLDSHSAVSGNSQPFQPYAGVSAYAYPQAPAVTSQLQPVRPLYPAPLSQAPHFQGSGDMASFLMTEARQHNTEIRMAVSKVADKMDHLMTKVEELQKHSAGNSLLTPGVSVTMETKMIMSNIQRIIQENERLKQELLEKSSRIEEQNDKISELIERNQRYVEQSNLMMEKRNNSLQTATENTQARVLHAEQEKAKVTEELAAATAQVSHLQLKMTAHQKKETELQMQLTESVKETDLLRGQLTKLQAELSELQETSEQAQSKFKSEKQNRRQLELKVTALEEELTDLRAEKESLEKNLSERKKKSAQERCQAEEEIEEIRKSHQEELDKLRQLLKKARVSTDQAASEQLSLVQAELQTQWEAKCEHLLASAKDEHLQQYQEVCAQRDASQQKLLQLQEKCSALQAQVTALTEQNEQHIKDLEKNKSQVSGVEVAATDSSEKVKKIMNQVFHSLRGEFELEESYSGRAVLGTVMNTIKLVTLRLLNQHQREKGESSNEEEEEDEEEQQEEEQPRRPSQEQSVLASSEPSQVPLSRERQESPMVPSEQVVKEAEPLPPGPLYTPQEDAQGREGEPTEAEALSEIRDDSLPAELACIPSQRALGPPTSIPPLPPSCVTVDSECEQAFAASPLGNACVEEQESSARLSLTSNSKKGDPLPLEPESSGGEPQPPESQKGEGAAGSTGPSEALSSTEAGSASAGAALGPSHSSQRSSLSGDEEDELFKGATLKVPKSKAQSEEEDEDEVSMKGRPPPTPLFEDDDDDDIDWLG from the exons CACAAATGGTCAATATGTAAAGCAGGGCAAATTTGGTGCTGCAGTCCTGGGAAATCACACAGCCAGAGAG TATAAGATTCTTCTTTACATCAGTCAACAGCAGCCAGTTACTGTTGCCAGGATTCATCTGAACTTTGAGCTAATG GTTCGGCCCAATAACTATAGCACCTTTTACGATGACCAGAGGCAAAACTGGTCCATCATGTTTGAGTCAGAGAAGGCTGCCGTGGAGTTCAATAAACAG GTGTGCATTGCCAAGTGCAACAGCACCTCTTCCCTGGATGCAGTGCTCTCACAGGACCTCATTGTAACAGAGGGTCCTGCTGTGGAAGTTGGAGATTCTTTGGAAGTGGCCTATACCAGCTGGCTCTTTCAGAATCATGCCCTGGGCCAG GTTTTTGATTCCACTGCTAACAAAGACAAGCTGCTCCGCCTGAAATTAGGGTCAGGAAAAGTCATCAAG GGCTGGGAGGATGGAATGCTGGGcatgagaaaaggagggaagcGGTTGCTTATCATCCCTCCAGCCTGTGCTGCTGGCTCTGAAGGGGTGATAGGATGGACGCCATCAACAGACTCAGTCCTGGTGTTTGAGGTGGAGATCAGGCGG GTGAAGTTTGCCAGAGATTCCGGCTCTGACGGGCACAGCGTGAGCTCCCGGGACTCTGCGGCCCCTTCTCCCGTGCCTGGTGCTGACGGCCTGCCTGCTGACCCCGCCGTGTCGGTGCCCATGTCGGTGCCTTTCAAGTCAGG GGAGCCGGCCCTTCGCACCAAATCCGCCGACTCCCTCAGCGAGCAGCTCGCCGTCAACACA AATCCCGATACAGTCAAGGCCAAGCTGATCTCTCGGATGGCTAAAATGGGCCAGGCCATGCTGCCCATCCTCCCACCACAGCTGGAGCCCAGTGATTCCGAAATGGAA GAAGTGAACGCTCTGCGAGGAACTGGGCAGCCCGTGCTGAATCCACCCATCCAGCCCTCTCTTCAGCCAGCCCAGCCTCTGCTACCACAGATGACCACACATG CACCTCAGCCATCTGTTACTGGGCTCCAAGCACCCTCTGCTGCCTTAATGCAAGTTGCATCTCTCGATTCCCACTCAGCTGTGTCTGGAAATTCCCAGCCCTTTCAG CCCTATGCAGGTGTGTCAGCCTACGCTTACCCCCAGGCGCCGGCCGTCACCTCCCAGCTGCAGCCCGTGCGGCCCTTGTACCCAGCACCGCTCTCCCAGGCTCCCCATTTTCAAG GATCTGGTGACATGGCTTCATTTCTCATGACTGAAGCCCGACAGCATAACACTGAAATTCGCATGGCCGTCAGCAAAGTGGCTGATAAAATGGATCATCTCATGACTAAG GTTGAGGAGTTACAGAAGCACAGTGCTGGCAATTCCCTGCTCACTCCTGGCGTCTCAGTTACAATGGAAACAAAGATGATCATGAGCAACATCCAGCGAATTATTCAG GAGAATGAAAGGTTGAAGCAAGAGCTCCTTGAGAAGAGCAGCCGGATAGAAGAACAGAATGACAAGATCAGTGAACTGATTGAAAGAAATCAGAG GTATGTGGAGCAGAGTAACCTGATGATGGAGAAGAGGAACAACTCACTTCAAACAGCCACCGAAAACACACAGGCAAGAGTATTGCATGCTGAGCAAGAGAAG GCCAAGGTGACAGAGGAGTTGGCAGCAGCCACCGCACAGGTCTCTCACCTGCAGCTGAAGATGACCGCtcaccaaaagaaagaaacagagctgCAGATGCAGCTGACGGAGAGCGTGAAGGAGACAGACCTCCTCAGGGGCCAGCTCACCAAACTGCAGGCCGAACTCTCGG AGCTCCAAGAAACCTCTGAGCAAGCACAGTCCAAGTTcaaaagtgaaaagcaaaacCGCAGACAACTGGAACTCAAGGTGACagccctggaggaggagctgaCTGACCTTCGAGCTGAGAAGGAGTCTCTGGAAAAG AACctctcagaaaggaaaaagaagtccgCTCAAGAGCGCTGTCAGGCTGAGGAGGAGATAGAGGAAATTCGCAAGTCACACCAGGAGGAATTGGACAAACTTCGGCAGCTTTTGAAAAAGGCGCGGGTGTCCACAGACCAAGCAGCCTCGGAGCAG CTGTCTCTAGTACAGGCTGAGCTGCAGACCCAGTGGGAAGCAAAATGTGAACACCTGTTGGCCTCGGCCAAGGATGAGCACCTGCAACAGTATCAGGAGGTGTGTGCACAGAGAGATGCCAGCCAGCAGAAGCTGCTCCAGCTGCAGGAGAAG TGTTCCGCCCTCCAGGCCCAGGTCACAGCCCTGACGGAGCAGAATGAACAGCACATCAAGGACCTGGAGAAAAACAAGTCCCAGGTGTCTGGGGTTGAAGTTGCTGCCACTGACTCATCAGAGAAG GTCAAGAAGATCATGAACCAGGTGTTCCACTCCTTGCGGGGCGAGTTTGAGCTGGAGGAGTCTTACAGTGGCAGGGCCGTTCTGGGGACCGTCATGAACACCATCAAG TTGGTGACTCTTCGTCTGTTAAACCAACACCAGCgagaaaagggagagagcagcaatgaagaagaggaagaagacgaagaagaacaacaagaagaagaGCAACCTCGGAGACCTTCCCAGGAGCAGTCAGTCTTGGCCAGTTCTGAGCCATCCCAAGTGCCCCTgagcagggagaggcaggagtcCCCCATGGTGCCATCAGAGCAGGTCGTCAAGGAAGCTGAGCCATTGCCTCCTGGGCCCCTCTACACCCCCCAGGAGGAtgcacagggaagggaaggagagcccACAGAAGCAGAGGCACTCTCAGAAATAAGAGATGATTCCCTCCCCGCCGAACTGGCCTGCATCCCCTCCCAACGAGCTCTGGGACCCCCGACTTCAATCCCCCCTCTGCCTCCGAGCTGTGTAACTGTGGACTCTGAGTGTGAGCAGGCATTTGCTGCCAGCCCGTTGGGAAATGCCTGTGTTGAGGAGCAAGAAAGCTCCGCAAGACTGTCCCTGACTTCAAACTCTAAGAAGGGGGACCCACTGCCCTTGGAGCCTGAAAGTTCAGGAGGAGAGCCTCAGCCTCCAGAGAGCCAGAAAGGGGAAGGTGCCGCTGGTTCCACTGGCCCCTCCGAGGCGCTGTCAAGCACAGAGGCAGGTTCTGCATCTGCAGGAGCAGCGCTCGGACCCAGCCACTCTTCTCAGCGCTCCAG tctttctGGGGATGAAGAGGATGAACTGTTTAAAGGGGCAACTCTGAAAGTTCCAAAGTCCAAAGCACAGTctgaggaggaggatgaagacGAGGTG aGCATGAAGGGACGCCCGCCCCCAACACCCCTTTTCGaagatgacgatgatgatgacaTTGACTGGCTGGGATGA
- the FKBP15 gene encoding FK506-binding protein 15 isoform X3, whose protein sequence is MLGAGDEDDTDFLSPSGGARLASLFGLDQTAAGHGNEFFQYTAPKQPKKGQGTATTGNQATPKTAPTSTGTSTVLVATAVHAYRYTNGQYVKQGKFGAAVLGNHTAREYKILLYISQQQPVTVARIHLNFELMVRPNNYSTFYDDQRQNWSIMFESEKAAVEFNKQVCIAKCNSTSSLDAVLSQDLIVTEGPAVEVGDSLEVAYTSWLFQNHALGQVFDSTANKDKLLRLKLGSGKVIKGWEDGMLGMRKGGKRLLIIPPACAAGSEGVIGWTPSTDSVLVFEVEIRRVKFARDSGSDGHSVSSRDSAAPSPVPGADGLPADPAVSVPMSVPFKSGEPALRTKSADSLSEQLAVNTNPDTVKAKLISRMAKMGQAMLPILPPQLEPSDSEMEEVNALRGTGQPVLNPPIQPSLQPAQPLLPQMTTHAPQPSVTGLQAPSAALMQVASLDSHSAVSGNSQPFQPYAGVSAYAYPQAPAVTSQLQPVRPLYPAPLSQAPHFQGSGDMASFLMTEARQHNTEIRMAVSKVADKMDHLMTKVEELQKHSAGNSLLTPGVSVTMETKMIMSNIQRIIQENERLKQELLEKSSRIEEQNDKISELIERNQRYVEQSNLMMEKRNNSLQTATENTQARVLHAEQEKAKVTEELAAATAQVSHLQLKMTAHQKKETELQMQLTESVKETDLLRGQLTKLQAELSELQETSEQAQSKFKSEKQNRRQLELKVTALEEELTDLRAEKESLEKNLSERKKKSAQERCQAEEEIEEIRKSHQEELDKLRQLLKKARVSTDQAASEQAELQTQWEAKCEHLLASAKDEHLQQYQEVCAQRDASQQKLLQLQEKCSALQAQVTALTEQNEQHIKDLEKNKSQVSGVEVAATDSSEKVKKIMNQVFHSLRGEFELEESYSGRAVLGTVMNTIKLVTLRLLNQHQREKGESSNEEEEEDEEEQQEEEQPRRPSQEQSVLASSEPSQVPLSRERQESPMVPSEQVVKEAEPLPPGPLYTPQEDAQGREGEPTEAEALSEIRDDSLPAELACIPSQRALGPPTSIPPLPPSCVTVDSECEQAFAASPLGNACVEEQESSARLSLTSNSKKGDPLPLEPESSGGEPQPPESQKGEGAAGSTGPSEALSSTEAGSASAGAALGPSHSSQRSSLSGDEEDELFKGATLKVPKSKAQSEEEDEDEVSMKGRPPPTPLFEDDDDDDIDWLG, encoded by the exons CACAAATGGTCAATATGTAAAGCAGGGCAAATTTGGTGCTGCAGTCCTGGGAAATCACACAGCCAGAGAG TATAAGATTCTTCTTTACATCAGTCAACAGCAGCCAGTTACTGTTGCCAGGATTCATCTGAACTTTGAGCTAATG GTTCGGCCCAATAACTATAGCACCTTTTACGATGACCAGAGGCAAAACTGGTCCATCATGTTTGAGTCAGAGAAGGCTGCCGTGGAGTTCAATAAACAG GTGTGCATTGCCAAGTGCAACAGCACCTCTTCCCTGGATGCAGTGCTCTCACAGGACCTCATTGTAACAGAGGGTCCTGCTGTGGAAGTTGGAGATTCTTTGGAAGTGGCCTATACCAGCTGGCTCTTTCAGAATCATGCCCTGGGCCAG GTTTTTGATTCCACTGCTAACAAAGACAAGCTGCTCCGCCTGAAATTAGGGTCAGGAAAAGTCATCAAG GGCTGGGAGGATGGAATGCTGGGcatgagaaaaggagggaagcGGTTGCTTATCATCCCTCCAGCCTGTGCTGCTGGCTCTGAAGGGGTGATAGGATGGACGCCATCAACAGACTCAGTCCTGGTGTTTGAGGTGGAGATCAGGCGG GTGAAGTTTGCCAGAGATTCCGGCTCTGACGGGCACAGCGTGAGCTCCCGGGACTCTGCGGCCCCTTCTCCCGTGCCTGGTGCTGACGGCCTGCCTGCTGACCCCGCCGTGTCGGTGCCCATGTCGGTGCCTTTCAAGTCAGG GGAGCCGGCCCTTCGCACCAAATCCGCCGACTCCCTCAGCGAGCAGCTCGCCGTCAACACA AATCCCGATACAGTCAAGGCCAAGCTGATCTCTCGGATGGCTAAAATGGGCCAGGCCATGCTGCCCATCCTCCCACCACAGCTGGAGCCCAGTGATTCCGAAATGGAA GAAGTGAACGCTCTGCGAGGAACTGGGCAGCCCGTGCTGAATCCACCCATCCAGCCCTCTCTTCAGCCAGCCCAGCCTCTGCTACCACAGATGACCACACATG CACCTCAGCCATCTGTTACTGGGCTCCAAGCACCCTCTGCTGCCTTAATGCAAGTTGCATCTCTCGATTCCCACTCAGCTGTGTCTGGAAATTCCCAGCCCTTTCAG CCCTATGCAGGTGTGTCAGCCTACGCTTACCCCCAGGCGCCGGCCGTCACCTCCCAGCTGCAGCCCGTGCGGCCCTTGTACCCAGCACCGCTCTCCCAGGCTCCCCATTTTCAAG GATCTGGTGACATGGCTTCATTTCTCATGACTGAAGCCCGACAGCATAACACTGAAATTCGCATGGCCGTCAGCAAAGTGGCTGATAAAATGGATCATCTCATGACTAAG GTTGAGGAGTTACAGAAGCACAGTGCTGGCAATTCCCTGCTCACTCCTGGCGTCTCAGTTACAATGGAAACAAAGATGATCATGAGCAACATCCAGCGAATTATTCAG GAGAATGAAAGGTTGAAGCAAGAGCTCCTTGAGAAGAGCAGCCGGATAGAAGAACAGAATGACAAGATCAGTGAACTGATTGAAAGAAATCAGAG GTATGTGGAGCAGAGTAACCTGATGATGGAGAAGAGGAACAACTCACTTCAAACAGCCACCGAAAACACACAGGCAAGAGTATTGCATGCTGAGCAAGAGAAG GCCAAGGTGACAGAGGAGTTGGCAGCAGCCACCGCACAGGTCTCTCACCTGCAGCTGAAGATGACCGCtcaccaaaagaaagaaacagagctgCAGATGCAGCTGACGGAGAGCGTGAAGGAGACAGACCTCCTCAGGGGCCAGCTCACCAAACTGCAGGCCGAACTCTCGG AGCTCCAAGAAACCTCTGAGCAAGCACAGTCCAAGTTcaaaagtgaaaagcaaaacCGCAGACAACTGGAACTCAAGGTGACagccctggaggaggagctgaCTGACCTTCGAGCTGAGAAGGAGTCTCTGGAAAAG AACctctcagaaaggaaaaagaagtccgCTCAAGAGCGCTGTCAGGCTGAGGAGGAGATAGAGGAAATTCGCAAGTCACACCAGGAGGAATTGGACAAACTTCGGCAGCTTTTGAAAAAGGCGCGGGTGTCCACAGACCAAGCAGCCTCGGAGCAG GCTGAGCTGCAGACCCAGTGGGAAGCAAAATGTGAACACCTGTTGGCCTCGGCCAAGGATGAGCACCTGCAACAGTATCAGGAGGTGTGTGCACAGAGAGATGCCAGCCAGCAGAAGCTGCTCCAGCTGCAGGAGAAG TGTTCCGCCCTCCAGGCCCAGGTCACAGCCCTGACGGAGCAGAATGAACAGCACATCAAGGACCTGGAGAAAAACAAGTCCCAGGTGTCTGGGGTTGAAGTTGCTGCCACTGACTCATCAGAGAAG GTCAAGAAGATCATGAACCAGGTGTTCCACTCCTTGCGGGGCGAGTTTGAGCTGGAGGAGTCTTACAGTGGCAGGGCCGTTCTGGGGACCGTCATGAACACCATCAAG TTGGTGACTCTTCGTCTGTTAAACCAACACCAGCgagaaaagggagagagcagcaatgaagaagaggaagaagacgaagaagaacaacaagaagaagaGCAACCTCGGAGACCTTCCCAGGAGCAGTCAGTCTTGGCCAGTTCTGAGCCATCCCAAGTGCCCCTgagcagggagaggcaggagtcCCCCATGGTGCCATCAGAGCAGGTCGTCAAGGAAGCTGAGCCATTGCCTCCTGGGCCCCTCTACACCCCCCAGGAGGAtgcacagggaagggaaggagagcccACAGAAGCAGAGGCACTCTCAGAAATAAGAGATGATTCCCTCCCCGCCGAACTGGCCTGCATCCCCTCCCAACGAGCTCTGGGACCCCCGACTTCAATCCCCCCTCTGCCTCCGAGCTGTGTAACTGTGGACTCTGAGTGTGAGCAGGCATTTGCTGCCAGCCCGTTGGGAAATGCCTGTGTTGAGGAGCAAGAAAGCTCCGCAAGACTGTCCCTGACTTCAAACTCTAAGAAGGGGGACCCACTGCCCTTGGAGCCTGAAAGTTCAGGAGGAGAGCCTCAGCCTCCAGAGAGCCAGAAAGGGGAAGGTGCCGCTGGTTCCACTGGCCCCTCCGAGGCGCTGTCAAGCACAGAGGCAGGTTCTGCATCTGCAGGAGCAGCGCTCGGACCCAGCCACTCTTCTCAGCGCTCCAG tctttctGGGGATGAAGAGGATGAACTGTTTAAAGGGGCAACTCTGAAAGTTCCAAAGTCCAAAGCACAGTctgaggaggaggatgaagacGAGGTG aGCATGAAGGGACGCCCGCCCCCAACACCCCTTTTCGaagatgacgatgatgatgacaTTGACTGGCTGGGATGA
- the FKBP15 gene encoding FK506-binding protein 15 isoform X4 codes for MLGAGDEDDTDFLSPSGGARLASLFGLDQTAAGHGNEFFQYTAPKQPKKGQGTATTGNQATPKTAPTSTGTSTVLVATAVHAYRYTNGQYVKQGKFGAAVLGNHTAREYKILLYISQQQPVTVARIHLNFELMVRPNNYSTFYDDQRQNWSIMFESEKAAVEFNKQVCIAKCNSTSSLDAVLSQDLIVTEGPAVEVGDSLEVAYTSWLFQNHALGQVFDSTANKDKLLRLKLGSGKVIKGWEDGMLGMRKGGKRLLIIPPACAAGSEGVIGWTPSTDSVLVFEVEIRRVKFARDSGSDGHSVSSRDSAAPSPVPGADGLPADPAVSVPMSVPFKSGEPALRTKSADSLSEQLAVNTNPDTVKAKLISRMAKMGQAMLPILPPQLEPSDSEMEEVNALRGTGQPVLNPPIQPSLQPAQPLLPQMTTHAPQPSVTGLQAPSAALMQVASLDSHSAVSGNSQPFQPYAGVSAYAYPQAPAVTSQLQPVRPLYPAPLSQAPHFQGSGDMASFLMTEARQHNTEIRMAVSKVADKMDHLMTKVEELQKHSAGNSLLTPGVSVTMETKMIMSNIQRIIQENERLKQELLEKSSRIEEQNDKISELIERNQRYVEQSNLMMEKRNNSLQTATENTQAKVTEELAAATAQVSHLQLKMTAHQKKETELQMQLTESVKETDLLRGQLTKLQAELSELQETSEQAQSKFKSEKQNRRQLELKVTALEEELTDLRAEKESLEKNLSERKKKSAQERCQAEEEIEEIRKSHQEELDKLRQLLKKARVSTDQAASEQLSLVQAELQTQWEAKCEHLLASAKDEHLQQYQEVCAQRDASQQKLLQLQEKCSALQAQVTALTEQNEQHIKDLEKNKSQVSGVEVAATDSSEKVKKIMNQVFHSLRGEFELEESYSGRAVLGTVMNTIKLVTLRLLNQHQREKGESSNEEEEEDEEEQQEEEQPRRPSQEQSVLASSEPSQVPLSRERQESPMVPSEQVVKEAEPLPPGPLYTPQEDAQGREGEPTEAEALSEIRDDSLPAELACIPSQRALGPPTSIPPLPPSCVTVDSECEQAFAASPLGNACVEEQESSARLSLTSNSKKGDPLPLEPESSGGEPQPPESQKGEGAAGSTGPSEALSSTEAGSASAGAALGPSHSSQRSSLSGDEEDELFKGATLKVPKSKAQSEEEDEDEVSMKGRPPPTPLFEDDDDDDIDWLG; via the exons CACAAATGGTCAATATGTAAAGCAGGGCAAATTTGGTGCTGCAGTCCTGGGAAATCACACAGCCAGAGAG TATAAGATTCTTCTTTACATCAGTCAACAGCAGCCAGTTACTGTTGCCAGGATTCATCTGAACTTTGAGCTAATG GTTCGGCCCAATAACTATAGCACCTTTTACGATGACCAGAGGCAAAACTGGTCCATCATGTTTGAGTCAGAGAAGGCTGCCGTGGAGTTCAATAAACAG GTGTGCATTGCCAAGTGCAACAGCACCTCTTCCCTGGATGCAGTGCTCTCACAGGACCTCATTGTAACAGAGGGTCCTGCTGTGGAAGTTGGAGATTCTTTGGAAGTGGCCTATACCAGCTGGCTCTTTCAGAATCATGCCCTGGGCCAG GTTTTTGATTCCACTGCTAACAAAGACAAGCTGCTCCGCCTGAAATTAGGGTCAGGAAAAGTCATCAAG GGCTGGGAGGATGGAATGCTGGGcatgagaaaaggagggaagcGGTTGCTTATCATCCCTCCAGCCTGTGCTGCTGGCTCTGAAGGGGTGATAGGATGGACGCCATCAACAGACTCAGTCCTGGTGTTTGAGGTGGAGATCAGGCGG GTGAAGTTTGCCAGAGATTCCGGCTCTGACGGGCACAGCGTGAGCTCCCGGGACTCTGCGGCCCCTTCTCCCGTGCCTGGTGCTGACGGCCTGCCTGCTGACCCCGCCGTGTCGGTGCCCATGTCGGTGCCTTTCAAGTCAGG GGAGCCGGCCCTTCGCACCAAATCCGCCGACTCCCTCAGCGAGCAGCTCGCCGTCAACACA AATCCCGATACAGTCAAGGCCAAGCTGATCTCTCGGATGGCTAAAATGGGCCAGGCCATGCTGCCCATCCTCCCACCACAGCTGGAGCCCAGTGATTCCGAAATGGAA GAAGTGAACGCTCTGCGAGGAACTGGGCAGCCCGTGCTGAATCCACCCATCCAGCCCTCTCTTCAGCCAGCCCAGCCTCTGCTACCACAGATGACCACACATG CACCTCAGCCATCTGTTACTGGGCTCCAAGCACCCTCTGCTGCCTTAATGCAAGTTGCATCTCTCGATTCCCACTCAGCTGTGTCTGGAAATTCCCAGCCCTTTCAG CCCTATGCAGGTGTGTCAGCCTACGCTTACCCCCAGGCGCCGGCCGTCACCTCCCAGCTGCAGCCCGTGCGGCCCTTGTACCCAGCACCGCTCTCCCAGGCTCCCCATTTTCAAG GATCTGGTGACATGGCTTCATTTCTCATGACTGAAGCCCGACAGCATAACACTGAAATTCGCATGGCCGTCAGCAAAGTGGCTGATAAAATGGATCATCTCATGACTAAG GTTGAGGAGTTACAGAAGCACAGTGCTGGCAATTCCCTGCTCACTCCTGGCGTCTCAGTTACAATGGAAACAAAGATGATCATGAGCAACATCCAGCGAATTATTCAG GAGAATGAAAGGTTGAAGCAAGAGCTCCTTGAGAAGAGCAGCCGGATAGAAGAACAGAATGACAAGATCAGTGAACTGATTGAAAGAAATCAGAG GTATGTGGAGCAGAGTAACCTGATGATGGAGAAGAGGAACAACTCACTTCAAACAGCCACCGAAAACACACAG GCCAAGGTGACAGAGGAGTTGGCAGCAGCCACCGCACAGGTCTCTCACCTGCAGCTGAAGATGACCGCtcaccaaaagaaagaaacagagctgCAGATGCAGCTGACGGAGAGCGTGAAGGAGACAGACCTCCTCAGGGGCCAGCTCACCAAACTGCAGGCCGAACTCTCGG AGCTCCAAGAAACCTCTGAGCAAGCACAGTCCAAGTTcaaaagtgaaaagcaaaacCGCAGACAACTGGAACTCAAGGTGACagccctggaggaggagctgaCTGACCTTCGAGCTGAGAAGGAGTCTCTGGAAAAG AACctctcagaaaggaaaaagaagtccgCTCAAGAGCGCTGTCAGGCTGAGGAGGAGATAGAGGAAATTCGCAAGTCACACCAGGAGGAATTGGACAAACTTCGGCAGCTTTTGAAAAAGGCGCGGGTGTCCACAGACCAAGCAGCCTCGGAGCAG CTGTCTCTAGTACAGGCTGAGCTGCAGACCCAGTGGGAAGCAAAATGTGAACACCTGTTGGCCTCGGCCAAGGATGAGCACCTGCAACAGTATCAGGAGGTGTGTGCACAGAGAGATGCCAGCCAGCAGAAGCTGCTCCAGCTGCAGGAGAAG TGTTCCGCCCTCCAGGCCCAGGTCACAGCCCTGACGGAGCAGAATGAACAGCACATCAAGGACCTGGAGAAAAACAAGTCCCAGGTGTCTGGGGTTGAAGTTGCTGCCACTGACTCATCAGAGAAG GTCAAGAAGATCATGAACCAGGTGTTCCACTCCTTGCGGGGCGAGTTTGAGCTGGAGGAGTCTTACAGTGGCAGGGCCGTTCTGGGGACCGTCATGAACACCATCAAG TTGGTGACTCTTCGTCTGTTAAACCAACACCAGCgagaaaagggagagagcagcaatgaagaagaggaagaagacgaagaagaacaacaagaagaagaGCAACCTCGGAGACCTTCCCAGGAGCAGTCAGTCTTGGCCAGTTCTGAGCCATCCCAAGTGCCCCTgagcagggagaggcaggagtcCCCCATGGTGCCATCAGAGCAGGTCGTCAAGGAAGCTGAGCCATTGCCTCCTGGGCCCCTCTACACCCCCCAGGAGGAtgcacagggaagggaaggagagcccACAGAAGCAGAGGCACTCTCAGAAATAAGAGATGATTCCCTCCCCGCCGAACTGGCCTGCATCCCCTCCCAACGAGCTCTGGGACCCCCGACTTCAATCCCCCCTCTGCCTCCGAGCTGTGTAACTGTGGACTCTGAGTGTGAGCAGGCATTTGCTGCCAGCCCGTTGGGAAATGCCTGTGTTGAGGAGCAAGAAAGCTCCGCAAGACTGTCCCTGACTTCAAACTCTAAGAAGGGGGACCCACTGCCCTTGGAGCCTGAAAGTTCAGGAGGAGAGCCTCAGCCTCCAGAGAGCCAGAAAGGGGAAGGTGCCGCTGGTTCCACTGGCCCCTCCGAGGCGCTGTCAAGCACAGAGGCAGGTTCTGCATCTGCAGGAGCAGCGCTCGGACCCAGCCACTCTTCTCAGCGCTCCAG tctttctGGGGATGAAGAGGATGAACTGTTTAAAGGGGCAACTCTGAAAGTTCCAAAGTCCAAAGCACAGTctgaggaggaggatgaagacGAGGTG aGCATGAAGGGACGCCCGCCCCCAACACCCCTTTTCGaagatgacgatgatgatgacaTTGACTGGCTGGGATGA